CCGATTCGGAGAAATTGCATTCGATGAATTTGTTGTTGTATATGGCACCAATGGCTGCTATGATATTGTTGCCTTTTAGTTTGTATATAGAAGGGAATGTGTTTGGTAAAACTGTCGAGAAAGCGAAAAGTGATTCGTTTATGGTGTTTTTGTTGATTGGGAATGCTACGGTTGCGTATTTGGTCAATTTGACTAATTTTTTGGTTACGAAACATACGAGTGCGTTGACGTTACAGGTGTTAGGGAATGCGAAAGCTGCAGTTGCTGCTGTGGTTTCAGTATTGATTTTTAAGAATCCTGTGACAGTTATGGGGATTTCGGGGTTTGCAGTTACGATTATGGGAGTCGTGATTTACAGTGAAGCGAAAAGAAGATTTAAAGGTACGGCGCATTGATAGGTGGAACAGATATCACACGGTGCGAATTCTTTGTTCTTTTTTTGTACCTTCAATTTGATGCCTTTAGGATTGATTGATTTCATTTTGTTAATGTTAATGGAAAGGGTTAAAGTAAAATTGGGATAAAGTAAAAGCAAAGAACATAATTCGATTCAATTGGATATGAAGATATGATCAATTGAGTTGGAAAAGGGGAAAGGGATTGTCTTTTGTATCTGTTTGTGTTTCTTTTACAAGTTTATGCTTTATTGCGCATAATTTGTACTTGAGTAGGGGCTGTAAAAGAAGGGGAGAATAAAATGTTCTCCTTTTCGATTTCTCCTATTTTGTAATATGTATTACATGGAAAATTATTCAAGTTATACCATTTTGCTGTTGTTAGATGTAGAAAGTTCAGTTAGTAACATGATTTAGTTTCCTAATTGTCTGATTGACTTGATATAGATATAGATTACTTATGTTATTTAGTGGATGGATTTGTGGTTGTGTATAATTAGCAGCTTTTGACTGTTAGGAGAAATTGATGTTTTGCTTAGGAATTAAGTCtcaccttagtttacttattactttcaGTGATTGGTTCTTGTTATTTGTTGGGTGCTTCTAACAGAAGCTTTCAAGAAACTAAGATGTGGCCCACAAAAGTTTAGGTTGCTACATTGAGTCTTTGATACCCTTAAAATGTGTATGCAATTTGAATGGTGCAAGTGTACTTTGTAACTAGTGGTAAACAGAGTTTCAAGAGTTAGAATAATGCTTATCCTTGTCCACTGGAACTACTGAGATTGCTTATTGTTTGTTTAtggtgtatatatatcatatacagGTAGGACATGATCATGTTCCTACATCTTTGAAATGTAAATATTGAATAGGGTGGGGGATATTTCACATTTCTATAAATATACATGAAAACAAAGCAAGAGACCAGATGGAACCATTTTGGTATGACCCAAATATTGTTCGATAATTGCGTACTTTAGGTCCGACGCTCTTATACGGTATTCGGATGAATTCCTTCTCCTAAATAGCATATTATCAGTTAAGGGTTACGTTGGTCATGTTTCCTTTGTGATAAAATTTGCATAAGTTACACTCTGATATATGATTGATCACACATCACATATTTGTTTTTGTATGGTATCAGCCAAAAATCCAaattgatataatatataaaaaaaattgtgaTTTGTGACCTAAGGTTGATAAAGAGCCAAATTACATGACTCACATGGAGACATGCCCTTCTTTGCTTTTAAGTTATGGTAGCAGTTGCCCTTTCTTTAACTTCTCTTACTTTCTCAAGATCCAATTTATTGGGTTAGTTGGGTTTCCTAAAATGATATCCACCCAAACCAATTAACATGCACTTTTATTTTATTTGTACCGTCatggaaatatacatataaaaaaaatgtCACCTTTGTTTTGCGACACCTAGTGATGATTATCATATATAATTGATGGGTGGTGTCggtttgtaataaaaaaaaaataatttgtaacGTAACGTAACGTAATTAAGTGATGGACCCAGGAAATGGACTGCCAACATTCTATTGGCTAAAAATGATCCAACATGTTACATGTCACTTCTAGTGGTTGGTAAACATATCGCTTTATGCCTGTTGTGCATTTCATATTTCCAAATATCAGTCAAGTCATTTGAAGTTGTTTTCTAGATGCTACATGCTATATATGACGTAAACCGTTCGTTCTGATGCTGTTTTGACTACAATAGTAAATATAACATTGTTAACTCGTTGAGCATAATATTGTTTAACAGAATAGAAGAACTAATAAATCCGAGTCTATAATCAAACAAAATAATTCATAAAAATTTAAATTTATTTATACATCCATCGGTTCATTTTATTATGGTTCATATAGACCGACAACAAATACTTTCATACGTATATTACTTTAGATATGACAGTCGATTGGTTCATACCAATTCATACGGACACGAAATAATAAGCTTATAAAGAAacaaaatatagttattaatatgatGGTGGAATGGAACTAGTTTCCTTCTTGAACTAGTTTTTGTGTTCCCTACACAGCTTTAGGCTTGACATCTGTGGATAAGGCTTCGATTTTAAGCTTCATTCCTTGTTTACAATGATCTGCAATACCGCAAATAAAGCCATGCCATCCAGCACGGCCTAAAGTGATCTCATCGTTTCCAGAATCATGCACTTTATTAGCCGGACAAATTTTACAATCGGTAAGGAAATCTCCATTAGCAAATATCATATTATATTCTCCTGGAGTGTACTTGAATACTGCATACATCATATAAATAATGTTTCATAAGTTAGTCACTTGCTTTATTAATTCATAATATGACCACCAAATTCGAAAAATACTTTAATATTGTTATATATTTTTCTGAATAATAGAATAGAAATATACCAAGTATGTCGCCTTCATAGAATGTTTTTCCTTTGGCCCAATCTTCATAATCAACGCCAAGGGTCCATCCTTTGTCATCTCCAACCACATACGTCTTAACATCATCACCAGCTAAAGTATGTACAACCAATGTTGTAGCTACAAGGATGAATATGCTTAACTTTTTGTTATCCATTTTCGTTTCTGTTCAATGAACTTATAATTACTTGAGTTATTCAAACGTgaaatatatacaatttataagCAATATTCGTTGGGCTGTTTATATACAGATTTAGAAAATGCTAATAAAGCATTGTTGAAATGGGTCAACATAATAATGGAGGTCATGCAAAAAATTCTCTACACCATGAGAATGGTTGATTCATATAAATTAAATTTTAAGAAACGTTCCTTTTATTAGTAACTTGGAAATATTCCGCTATTACCTTACAAAACaaactatatttttaattattagaTTGAATGAAACAAAACCATCAATAAGACTCGAGTTTTTGGCCAAACAATTGTGCGATGGAGACACATTTATTATTTGATTAGTTTTGAGGAAAATATTCTTGTAATAACATAAGCCAAGAAAATTGTATGTGGATTTACTataaagaaaaaattacgccgttggtacctgtgATTTGTTCACTTTTTCTCACAATACCTAGATTTTAAATTTTGCGACATTGGTACCTGTGGTTTAAATTAGTTACATATGGTTAGTATTCATACCTAACGGATCGTTAGCACTCAAACATCAAGCCCTCACTTGTGCAacgcatgtgagggtaatttcgtcATATCCAACATTTTATTTTATTCCATATAAATGGCGTTCAATTGACCCAAATAAATGTGCCAACCAGTTGACCCAAATGTTAACACTCAAAAGCAAAACCAGTTATGCAACAGTTGCTACTAGAAACACTTGCTATCAAAATGTCATATTGTGCGTTTTGGCAATGTTAATGCATATATTCTTGTGTGTTTTGGCAGATTAGTTTGGCAATGTTAATGCATATATTCTAGTGTGTTTTGGCAGATTAGTTTGGCAATCACCTAAATTGTATGACTATTTTAACATCAACAACATCAACCTAACTGTTTTAGACTTGTTTACCATCAACAACATCACCTAAACTCTTTTCCAAACAATTACTTGATTGtactaaaaatataaaaacattacgtatagaaTAGTCTAAACCATTCACAACCCATAAACAGTTGACCCAAAAGACCCATAAATAGTTGACCCACAGTCAACACTCATAAACAGTAAATAACAGTGGACCCAAACGAATATATTTCTTTCCAGAATCTTTTAACTGTTTTTTGTCACTCAAGGTGGTCATGTTAACCCAACATGTCAAAGACAGTTGACCCAAAAGATAATTTTTTTCTGAAGATTTGTGTCAATTGAACGTCATTTATATGGAATAAAATGTTGGATCGGACGAGATTACCCTCACATGTGTTGCACATGTGAGGGCTTGATGTTAGAGTACCGACGTCCGTGAGGCATGAATACTAACCATGTAACTAATTGAAACTACATGTACCAATGACGCAAAATTTAAAGTTTAGGTGTTGTGACGAAAAAGTTAACAAATCACAGATACCAAAAGCGTAAttttttcacatatatatatatatatatatatatatatatatatatatatatatatatatcccaacAAAAATATAATACATAGATTACATAATACATATTACGTTAGTCCTAACATAAACAAATTACAAAACATAAATTATCCAAATTACTTTGAACCTAAATTCAACATTCAAATTCAAAGTACAAATACAAGGATAAATATTGTGTTATGGGCCCTTTTATAACAAAATGGTAAAGTAAAtgatcttcaattctttaatctttccAATCATCACAAAACAAAAGCGATACATGTACATAGAAATAAAAGTGACTTAATAAACTAAAGAAATATAAGTAGGTAGATAGCAGCAAGTTGTTTTGGTCGAATTAGATGATCACTTTCTTCTTCGATAACATTAGtgatatactattaatattaatactaaatactaTAATTAAATGATCACCTCCACAAGATGATGAGTTTACCGCACGTTGTGTCAGTGAAGTTTTTGCAATACTGATTTGAAGTGTTTTGTGGAGGTGCATTGTTTAATTACATACATTATATTAAATTCTTGTACGAAACGGTGTGACATAACTTTTACATATATGACATAATCAATCATATCGGTACAAATGTTCGTTACTATTTTTTATGTCTGGTATAAATAAGCACCCTCATTACATGTTTATGTCAATATTAGCTATTTTTTTAGAAGCCctataataattcaaaataattTCAAGTCACACTATGACTATTTAAGTAATTCTTGTGGACAAATAAAAGTAAGAATAAACTATGTATAAATAAAAGAAGCTAAAGGTGCATGATATTAGATAACACAACCAATCGAAAAAAAGAAAGTGGCTACCGCACTTCGTTGCGGAATTATGTCGGTAAGATTATATAATTTAATGACACTGATAAAAAAACACCTCTTTTTTCTATCTTTAAGCTTTATTCAACTCACCGGCTAGCATATGCTCTTCAAAAAAGTACGAAATGAAATCTAGAAAATTGATAAACAAATAAGATCGTTTAAGGAAGAATAATAAATTAGGTTTACACAAAATGACAAAAAATGAGTCGAAACTTTAGGTTACACAAAACTATAAAAATGAGTTAAAACTAATATGTGAAAAGTGgctaacgtaaaaaaaaaaaaaaaaaaaaaaaaaaaaaagtgtgaaCAGCCGATGGGTCAGTAGGAGTGACGTAAGCAGGCGTGTCATTAATATATTTGGAGTTGAACTGGAGAGGGGCAGCTTTTGTAGTTAGTTTTGTGAGTACATATGTTTAAGGCCACAGCTGGTTGATGCATTTTGGGGTACTATTTATAACCCATTAGCTTTAGGAGAAAGGGGAATATTAATACTATAAATATTGTGTCATGGGCCAAttagttgttatatatattaaaaaaagactattgttgtaaatttagtagttaaatatggatggtaattagtcaaatatggatagtaaaatttgtactatatatatgtgcataatgtaagttacaaaaacatacatatacattaaatacatcacacctcttcaacctctttctctcctatatcttctacaacacatctctcttttattggttcttttaatttgaatatattgaaccagaccactaaaggtagttataagcctactgaaatataacacgttatcagcacgaagtgctccgtataatcaaggtttatctaagcaagcacacgtcattaatcaaggtaagaaattatctaacttttattaacttcactaacatttatatttatgttatttaagttatatatggtcggttataccgcctgaattatatttctgtaatctaacttttattaacttcactaacatttatatttatgttatttaagttatatatggtcggttataccgtctgaattatatttctgtaatctaacttttattaacttcactaacatttatatttatgttatttaagttatatatggtcggttataccgtctgaattatattttctgtaatctaactcttattaacttcactaacatttatatttatgttaataagacctcatgattgtacgcaacacgtcatttgacaacacggtactttatgtacgcaacacgtcatttgacaacacggtaccatgggtcgagattaattccgatcaatacgaatacgatggggtctttatatgttatctaacatttatgattacttatgcaattaatcattatttatttcatgcatactaatgtttattcttaaaagtaaatcttaaaagttaaaataagaaaaaatagtttgtatttttattaaaagtaaatcttaaaagttaaaataagaaaaagtagtttgtatttttattaaaagtaaatcttaaaagttaaaataagaaaaatagtttgtatttttattaaaagtaaatcttaaaagttaaaataagaaaagtagtttgtatttttattaaaagtaaatcttaaaagttaaaataagaaaaagtagtttgtatttttattaaaagtaaatcttaaaagttaaaataagaaaaaaaatcttgtcctttatattactcatacgcgttttgatatagtgactttattcgttaacgtcaactaacgacgctacaacggtcatatatacataacggttgttaacgtcaactgacgacgttacaacaactatatttttcaaatataaaataaacatctccgttttcacattttcacaaatcaatcttcatttttcagattactactctcaaaaagtttttgtaaaaatgattcacacaaggatgatttttcctattgtattggtcatattaactatcatcattgttgctaatataccaccgggtgaacctatattctatcctgcccttgtggttttattatttgtaatcataccattattctgttgtttgctacttatgaatttaaaatgattctaatttcattttattatttgtctatgaataaaagttgattatgattatgatttatgttattcatctttttgataatagaaaatgtcgaatttgaaaaggcttaaatttgctcatttagaacaagtgggaacaactacttaacatgggttatgaatgtagaaaaacatctcgaatcaaacggtattttagaaaccctgaatgaaaataacaattattccgaacaagagaaagcaatagtaagtatttttcttagcaaacatattgacgagtccttagaatctacatattatatgatcgaaaatccaagtgtattatggaaaatactcaaagatagatacgatattaattatcaaaaaaataataataataataacggtgatccatgaaagaataaaattaaagatattagtagacgctcttataagaattccggagattcttattaatgatctggtaacgtggatcatcagtctagtatttcttgaatacatgaacatcttgtttagctctacaaataagtcccaaaagaaaagaaaatgagagtgaatctgttgacaaatcttgattaaattaaccctgagctaccttgagacttgaatggtttgaattttctaagatgcctagttttttttatgtatcactcataaataaattgtTTTAGACCATaatgcatatgttttattaagtgttatcttttatgtacttcagattctaacttgtttgcaggtaatataatttgattatcttgctgaaatataactcattatttgcttatcttatttgaagttttagtatgaatcctgctgaaatacaacatcaattaaatggtaaagacctatgtattgcagatagtagtaacatacacactatgatcaaatctaagaaatatttcattgatttaaatcaaatgaaggaattataaatactatatcagctcttgcaaacttgatataaggaacgaaaaaggcaaaatttcatattaccaaatggtacgaattttttggtaaacaatgtcttgttttctcccaaatcaaagagaaatttgttaagtttctctgatatatatcataatggatatgattatcagtcaatgataatcgaaaatgagaaatatctatgtagcaccgaaaagcgcatatgataaaaagcgcatatgatgaaaagcgcagcgcataggattaaaagcgcatatgataaaaaaagcatatgatgaaaagcgcagcgcatatgattaaaagcgcatatgataaaaaacgcatatgatgaaaagcgcagcgcatataattaaaagcgcatataatgaaaagtgcatatgacgaaaaacgcagcacatatgattaaaagcgcatatggtgaaaatgatatatgatgaaaagcacatatggtgattaatgaaaatcacatatggtgattaatgaaaagcacatatagtgattaatgaaaagcacatatagtgattaacgaaaaacacatatggtgattaatgaaaagcacatatggcgattaatgaaaagcacattgagaaataatcaccaatgtttcttgaaagaattcaagggtatatatatggaccaattcatccatcatgtggaccatttttctaatagatgcatctaacgcatggtctcatgtttgtgtgttatcaagccgtaatatggcatttgcaaagtttcttgcacaaattattaaattaagaacacattattctgattacaccattaaaaggatgagacttgataatgctggtgagttaacatctcaagcttttaatgattattatatgtctacaaggattgttgttgaacatccagttgctcatgtgcatacacaaaattgggttagctgaatcaatagataaacgcttacagctaataactagacaattagaaatgagtacaaaactctcaatatttatatggggacatgtaaatttacatgatgtgacattaattcgcattaaatcaagtgcaagttataaatattctccattaccaacttaattttggtggagaccgaatattttccatcttagaatatttggttgtgcagtgtatttttaattgaacaatcacaacaaatggttcctcaaagaaggattgaaatatatgttagatatgaaacatcttcaatcataagatatattgaacccatgacgggtgatgtttttacagcaagttttgttgattgtcactttaatgaaacattgttccctatattagggggagaaatgaaatataaataaaatgatgtttcatggtgtgaacatcaattaaggaatattgatcatcacacaaaagaatgcgaaaagaaagttcaaatataatgcatatgcaagaacttgcaaattaattactttatgcatttaaagatacaaaaaataagtgactgaatcatatataccagcagtaaatgcttcagctagaattgaaattacaaaagctggcaataatgtcacttatgagtctttgctacggcagaaacgtgggagaccaattggttccaaagataaaaatgctcgaaaaaggaaatcagctgataatgaggtaaaagaaagtgttcaagaagaaccacaaatcaatactccttctgcagaggatattgataaatgtaaatacataaattgcaataaattatgcaatattatgaaactgaaatgaaatgaaaaatcttgatgagatattttcatataatgttacaatgacatcatgaataaagatgatgatctggaaccaaaatctgtcattgaatatcaaaatagacgtgattgaaatcaacggaaaggagcaatacgagctgaattagaatcgctcaataaaagaaaagtttttggatcaatcgttatcacttttaaagaagtgaaacaatgggatacaaatgaatttttatccgaaaagaaatgtgcaaatgaagttacaaggcaaaacttgacttgtaactcaagatttcccacaaagaccagaaatgaattaggagaaaaacttatcctcctataatgaatacaattacttattagatacttaatcaacctggtagttatttaaatgcatctcatggatgttgttactacttatctgtatggatcacttaataatgatatatatatgaatatacctgaagggttaaggtatcataagcatctaatgcaaaacccaatggaatatattccattaaatcacaaaaaaaactaaatgggtttatacaatcgggacgtatgtggtataatcgattaaattactacttgataagaaaagggtatacatataaacttatttgcacgtgtgttttataaaaacaatgttcggatatgtgatcatagctgtttatatcaattatcttaaataaagaaatctatgaagccattcaacttctaaagaaagatttaaaaaaaaaaaaaatcaagtattacgttgatttacatattgagcatataactaatgacttacttatacatcaaacaacttataccgaaaagattttaaattattttaatatggacaagacaaaaaccatcaagtactcatatggttgttagatcttaatattgatactaatccatttcatcctctagaagatcatgaagatcttcttggttcagaagttccatattttagtgcaattggggctcttatgtatcttacaaattatacaagatctgacatttcttttgcagttaatttgttgacaaggttcagctcaacccctaccaaaagacattagaatgagatcaaacaaatagtttgataccttcggggaactactgatttataattattttattctaacaactcgaaacaagatttgtttggttatacagatgcagattatttatctgatctacataaagctaaatctcaaactggatatgtattcctaaatggaggcaccgcaatatcatgacgttctcaaaacaaacacttgttgcaacatcatcaaatcatgccgaagtgattgcattacatgaagctactcgggaatgattttagttaagatcaatgatacaaatcattattgattcttgtggactagaacgctataaaagcccaacaactatctatgaagataatacagcttacatagtacaaatgaaagaagagtatcaaaaatgacagaacaaaacataaatgctgacgaggcgctaaagctataaacggtcttaacggtcataagtttgatggaaaagaatggtatattggtaaggctcagaaaaagactgaaagggaataggaattgaaacaacagtttgagcaaaccatgaaggagactgtagacaaatcacatgggtcaaacttgtacataaaagatttagatgatacagtttcagatgaaaacctcagattcttctcatatacccaagatctcgtaaaagacaaccagattaaaatgagatacgttcaatcaacaactctgctgatctttataccaaagcactgtcaatcgctgttttcaaaacatacgttcacaatattggcatgaggcaagttcaaaagatgtgatgactcagcattgtctacttgagggggagtcaactctatgctgcactctttttcccttagctaaagttttatcccactgggttttctttagcaaggtttttaacgaggcagtattaattgctctttaaaaaaattaccatccaagggggagtgttgtaaatttagtagttaaatatggatggtaattagtcaaatatggatagtaaaatttgtactatatatatgtgcataa
The window above is part of the Rutidosis leptorrhynchoides isolate AG116_Rl617_1_P2 chromosome 1, CSIRO_AGI_Rlap_v1, whole genome shotgun sequence genome. Proteins encoded here:
- the LOC139887068 gene encoding basic blue protein-like, with translation MDNKKLSIFILVATTLVVHTLAGDDVKTYVVGDDKGWTLGVDYEDWAKGKTFYEGDILVFKYTPGEYNMIFANGDFLTDCKICPANKVHDSGNDEITLGRAGWHGFICGIADHCKQGMKLKIEALSTDVKPKAV